The DNA sequence CGCCCATGCCACCGCCACCCATGCCGCCCATGCCACCGCCACCCATCCCGCCGGTGCCCATCGCACCGCCGCCGGCGAAGTTGAACGTGGTCACCTGTCCGACACCGGAGAACAGCGGCGTCACCGAGACGCGAACGTAGCGCCGGTCGGCCGACACCACCGCCGTCGCCTGAAGGTTGGTGCCTTCGGGAAGCGTCGAGATGATGGGCTGATACCCGGCCGCGCCACCGCGGGTGAACGGCAGCAACGGTGACGATTCACCGCCGGGCGCCGAGCCGCGCCCCTGCGACATCGAGCCCGCCAGCGCCGGATCGTTGATCCCCGCCAGCTGCTGTGCGAGGACCGCGCGGCTGATGTCCTGCTGGGCGGCGAAGTCCTGGGCGATCTGCGCCTCCAGCAGCGGCTCGCGTCTGCGGCCGTCGGGGACGTCGATCGAGAACACCGTGTCGTCCGCACCCAGTGGAACTTGCCGGCGCAACCGCTGTTCGCGGTCCGTGCCGCGGTGCAGGATCAACTCGGCCGTCACGGTGTCGGCCGCCACCTTCCCGTAGGTGCGGTGGACGAGCACGTGGTAACGGCCTGGGAACGCCTCGGCGGCGATGTAGCGCTCGCGGTGCGTGCCGTTGTCGCGATCCGGGCCGGCGTCGAGGTCGGCGAGCAGCGTGCCGCCGGAAATGCTCCGCGGGCTGGCGACCGAGCAGATCGTCCCGGCCGGTTCCTCGACGACGACGTCGATGTCGGCATCGCCGTTCCAGGAGAACTCGAGTTCCACGTCGCGGACCAGCGCCGCATCGATATCGGCGGCGAACGCATCAGCCTCGTCGCCGCGTCCCTCCTTCCGCTGCCGCTCGATCGCCGCCTTCGCCAGCCGGGCCGCCCGCGTCGGCACCTCCTGCTGGGCGGCGGGCCACTCGTGGGCCAGCACCCCGGCACAGGCCCAGCGGAGCGCTGCATCGTCCTTGTCCTTGGCGGCCAGCGCCATCGCCAGGGCGTAGGCCTCGCGGTTGGCCCGGTCGACGCGCACCACCTGGCGGCACAGCCGGAGGGCCTGGCGATTCGATCCGAACCGTGCCAGATAGTTGGCGAGAGCCAGCAACTCGGTCGGCGATCGGGCGAAGTCGGCACTCGAGAGGAGCGCCCGCTCGACGTCGGCGGTCGGTTTGCCCGCAGCCTCGAGCGCCAGGGCGAGCGACTCGTACATCCACGGCTCGGGGGAGCCGGCGGCGATCGCGGCGGCGATCAGGTCGGCCGCCCGGTCGAAACGCCCCTTGCGTCCCAGCTCCGCCGCGGAAATCCGCAGCCGCGCCAGCCGGCCACCGAGGTCGGCGCGATCGCCGTCGTGGAGGTAGCCGGCGACCGCGGCGGTGATGTCGGCCGCTTCGACGATGCGCTCGGGAAGCCCGAGGCTGTCGACGCCGGCGCCCGAGGTCGCGGAGTCGGCTTCGGTTCCGGCAGCGGGAGCCGGCGCGGCGGGTTTCCGGGGAGCAGGCGTTCCGGTGGTGTCGGGTTTCTTCTCACGCATGCCGATGCGCGACTTGGCATCGGAGACCTGGAACATGCCGCCACCCATGCCACCCATGCCACCGCCCATGCCGCCCATGCCGCCGCCCATGCCCCCCCCCATGCCACCGCCACCCTGAAACGGGTTGACGCCGCCGGCGGCGTTCAGCGGCATCACCAAGTCGGCGACAGGGTAGACCTTCACGATCAGTTCCTCGGCCGCCTTTTCCTTGGTGGTGATCTTGAGGACCTCGTCCTTCACGAGATACGTCATGTCGAGGTCACCGAGAATCAGCCGCAGCGCCGAGCGCAGCGACACCCCGGAGAGTCTGCGCGTCACGGGGGCGTCGAGGTCGAAACCTTGTTCCTCAAGGGCCTTGTTGTCGACTTGGATCGGGATCCCCTGGGAATCCTGGAGCTGCGAGATCACGTCGCGCAGCGGCGTCTCGGAAAAATCCAAGCTCTCGACCGGCTTGTCGAGCGCGTCGTAGATCGTCTGCTCGGCGGTGCCCGGATTGGCGAGATCGACCGACTTGTACTTCTCGCGCAGCCGGGTGATCTCCTGCCAGCGCGCGGCGCTGGGGTAGATCACCGGCGGCTCGTCGGGATAAGGGATTGCCGCCACGTCGGCGAGGTGGAGCGAGTCCATGAACCCACGCTGCTGGTCGCGCCGGACGCGTGTGTTCTCGGCGTGGTAGTCGAGAATCCGTGCCACGAGCGGCGCAGTCACCGCCACCTCGCGGGCCGCCATCGGCATGCCGCGGTTGGCGTACAGCCACGAGGCCTCCTCGCCCATCTCCTTGCCGACGACCCGCTCGGCCTCGGTGAAGGCGTCGGTGGGCCGTTGGAAGCCGACCCGGATCCCCTCCTCCACCAGCGCGTGGTAGCGCTCGGTGAGCTGCTTGAAGCGTTCTTCGCGGCGCCGCAGCTCCCCGTCGAGCCGGGCGCGTTCCAGGGCGATCGCCCGGTTGCGATCGGCGGCCAGGTCGTGCTCGGCCTTCGACCGGGCGCGGACGATCGCATCGCGGATCCCGATCTCGATCTGGCGGTTGAGCCGGTCACGGACCGCCGGATCGAGATCGTCCGACGACAGCACGACGCGCTGCAGTTCCTTGAGATCGAGTCGGGCACGATCGGGATCGATCGCGCAGGTCTGGCGCGCGGTGCGCAGCCGGACGGCTGTCTCCTGTTCGAGGCGTTGGGCGCGAACCTTCCGCATCCGGGTGATGGCGGCGAGGTCCTCGCCGGCCGCCGCGGTGGGGCGCCGGAGCGCCTCGACCCCCGGATCGGCATCCTCGATCCAGGGCTCGGCCGGCTCGGCCGTGATCCCCGCCGGGGGGAGCGGTTCGGCGACCGGGCGATCCTCCGGTTCGAGTTCGACCGTGTCCCGGCCGAGCGGCTGCCGCGGCTCCTCGATGCGCAGCGGGTCGGCGGCGGGGCGGGGGGGAGCGTCACCGGCCCGCTCCGCGGGTGCCGGAGGATCGACCGGCGCGAACGGGTCGTCGCCCGCCGGAGGCTGCCCGGCCTGTGCGAGGCGCATCCCGTCGGCGATGCTCTTCTGCGCGGCGGTGAAAACGACGGCGGCTTCGGCGTTGTCGGGATCGCGTCGCAGCGCGGCGAAAGCCAGGCGCAGCGCCGATCCGTGGGCACCGGAACTCTCCGCCTGGCGCGACATCGTCGCCAGCGTCGCCGCCTCGCCGCGGATCACGCCGCGGGCCACATCGAGACCTTCACGGCCGAGCGTGGGAAGGAAAATGCCGGCGGAGTCGAAGGCATTGCGGGCGAGTTCCTCCAGAAAGGCATTGTCGGAACGCGACTCGGCGTCGGGGAGCGCAAGCGTCACCTGCTTCTGCACCAGCCCCTTGCCGGAGGGAACCTCGACGGCGAATTCGAGCCGCGCGTCGGTGAGCGGGCCGACGGCGATCAGCACCGAATCCCGGTCTCCGCGGAGTGGGGGAGCGTCGCCGGGGAGGAGTTTCACGCGGGCATCCGCCGCGTTGGTGGACAGGAGCGTGTCCTCCGGCCAGGTCACCGGAGCGGCTGCCAGCCCCGCCATCCGCGCCCCGGCATCGGCCGGCGACGTGGCGCCCTCGGGCACGAGGAGCATCCCGCCGGTCGCATTGGCGATCGCTGCCAGGCAGGTCCAGTTGACGTCGGCCCCGATGCCGAGGGCGGAGAACGAGATCCGACGGCCGCGCAGCCCGTCGAGCATCCGCCGGTACTCGGCGGCCTCCAGGCCCGTCAGCCCCGGGCCATCGCCGACATACACCATCGTCCGCTGTGCCGAGCCCGGGGCGAACAACTGCGCTGCCTCGTCGATGCCGGTGACGAGGTCCGTCGAACCGAGCGGCGTGCGATTGCCGAGAGCCGCCAGGGCGCCTTTGATGTCGCCTCCGGTGGGGCCATCGAACCGCTTCGACAGTGGCGTGCACGACAGATCGACGGCGGCGAGGAACACGCGGTCGGCGGGGCGGCACTTTCCGAGGAACGCCTCGACGGCCTCCAACGCCCGCCGGCGGTGCGGTCCCGACTGGCTGGCCGACGTGTCGACCAGGACGACGATCTGCGTCGCTTCGGCCTCCCGCGGCGTTGCCGGGCCACGGATTCCCACCGCCGTCACCTGGGGCGACAGTTCGTCACGCTGGAAGCGCTCCACGAACGTCACGGTCGCCGGCGCGTCGGCCGCCCGCACTGCCGTGGCGGCGCCGAGGCCGACTAGCGCGATCGCGGCCCCGACGACCGTGCGGCGGCGGGCGCCGTCACGTCGCGTGCGAACGGTGCCGGCAGGGGCCGCGTCGTGCGGCATCGGTCCGATCGGGTGAAGGTACGCCATGGTCCCTCCGGGCGGCGAAATCGATATGGCTACGGAAGCGGGAACGGCCTTAAGCATATTTCGTCGGTCTGTTCAAGCCAACGTCGTTATGGCCGAGTTTTGCGGGGTTCAGGGAGTTTTCGCCGCTGGAGCAGTGCGGAAAAGCTGTTGGCCCTCCCGGCGGAGCCGGCAATACTGCGGACTTCGGGAACGGCTGTGCTGAGCCCCTGCCAGGCGGAGACCGGGGCGCGCCGATGCCGTCACGGCCCGACCGGCGACCGCGACGAGGACGCAATGGGCATGATCGTCACGACGCACTGCGGCACGAGAGGGGGAATGCGGCGCGGCATCGTCGGAATGGCCGTCATGACGCTGGTCGCGGCAGCGTTGGCCGGAACGCCGGCGAAGAGGCTCGCGGCCCAGGGGATGCCGCCGGGCGGCGGCGCGCCACCTCGGGTCCTGACGCCGGACGAGCGAACCAACATCGCGGTCTACGAAGCCGTCAACCGCAGCGTCATCAACATCACCACCCGCTCGACGGCCCAGGGCGGCCTGTTTTTCCTCGATCTGCCGTCCGAAGGGGCCGGTTCCGGGGTCGTGCTCGACACCCGCGGGCACGTGCTCACCAATTTCCACGTCGTCGAGAATGCCCGGGAAATCCGCGTCACTCTGGTCGATGGCCGCGACCATCAGGCGACGCTCGTGGGGCATGACCCGGCGACGGACGTCGCCGTGCTGAAGATCGACGCCCCTCCGGAAGCCCTCGTGCCGGTCGTGTTCGGCAGCTCCGCCGACCTGCTCGTCGGGCAGCGCGTGTTCGCGATCGGCAATCCGTTCGGCCTGGAGCGGACGCTGACCACGGGGATCATTTCGAGCCTCAACCGCTCCCTCCCGACCCGAAGCGGCCGGACGATCAAGTCGATCATCCAGACAGACGCCGCGATCAATCCGGGCAACTCGGGTGGCCCCTTGGTCGACAGCTCGAGCCGACTGATCGGGATGAACACGGCGATCGCCAGCCGCACGGGGCAGCATTCCGGCGTCGGTTTCGCAATTCCGGTCGGGACGCTGGCCCGGGTGGTTCCCCAGCTCATCGAGCATGGAAAGGTGGTCCGACCGGAGGCGGGGATCGCCCGGGTCTACCAAACCGATCGCGGGCTGCTGGTCGCCGCCCTGACTCCCGACGGGCCGGCCGAACGGGCGGGTTTGCGGGGCTTCAAGGTGATCCGGGAGCGGCGCCGCCAAGGCCCTTTCGTGGCCGAGTTCGAGCGGGTCGACCGCCAGGGCGCCGATCTCATCGTCGCCGTGGACGGTGCTGCGGTGCAGACTGCCGACGATTTTCTCGCCGCCATCGAGACCCACAAGATGGGGGAGTCCGTGCTGATCGCGGTCGAGCGCGAAGGCCGCCGCCTCGAGATTCCCGTCAGCCTGGAAGCAGAGCGCTGAATCTCCCGGGAAATGCTCTGTTTTCACGGACGGATGCCGACCGACGCCGAGGCTTGGACAGACGCGATTCTCGCTCCGCGGTCCACTGGAGAAACGTCTTCGTAGCCGACATCGATCACCATCGAGCGCCGCCACGGGCCCTCCGTGAGGGATCGTTCCGCCTTGGCAAACATGCGCGATCGAGCCGTTCTTCCGGGAATTGACTGGGAAAACAACGTGAAAGGTGACGGTTTGGCGGGAATTGGGAAAATCGCCCGTTGACTCGAACCGAATCCCTGCTACCCTCGGATCACCCGGACGACGATCCCTCGGGACCTGTCGCCGGTCGTTCATTGACAATTCGGCAGTTTGATCTCTTTCGGTTTCGGCCGGCACGCGATCGTGACCGGCGCTGATCCGAGCGCGGCGAGCCATTTGGTTCGCCACATTCTGGATCGGCAAGATCGAAGACAGATGAGCCTTTCAATGCCCCCTCGGGGGCTCAGGCTTTTCCGCGCATCCCACCGGGTTTCCCGGCGAGTTGTGCGGTCATGATCCAACAAATTGAAGGGTTTGATTCTGGCTCAGAGTGAACGTTGGCGGCGTGGATTAGGCATGCAAGTCGAGCGAGAACCGTAGCGATACGGGGAAAGCGGCGAAAGGGACAGTAATGTGTAGGTACCTACCCCAGGGTTCGGGATAGCTGCGGGAAACTGCAGGTAATACCGAATAATGTCTCCGGACCAAAGGTGTGATTCCACCTTGGGAGGGGCCTGCATCCTATTAGCTTGTTGGTGGGGTAACGGCTCACCAAGGCAACGATGGGTAGCGGGTGTGAGAGCACGACCCGCGTCATTGGGACTGAGACACTGCCCAGACACCTACGGGTGGCTGCAGTCGAGGATATTCGGCAATGGGCGCAAGCCTGACCGAGCGACGCCGCGTGCGGGATGACGGCCTTCGGGTTGTAAACCGCTGTCGTAGGGGAGGAAATGCAGGAGGGTTCTCCCTTCTGTTTGAC is a window from the Planctomycetota bacterium genome containing:
- a CDS encoding trypsin-like serine protease, which translates into the protein MGMIVTTHCGTRGGMRRGIVGMAVMTLVAAALAGTPAKRLAAQGMPPGGGAPPRVLTPDERTNIAVYEAVNRSVINITTRSTAQGGLFFLDLPSEGAGSGVVLDTRGHVLTNFHVVENAREIRVTLVDGRDHQATLVGHDPATDVAVLKIDAPPEALVPVVFGSSADLLVGQRVFAIGNPFGLERTLTTGIISSLNRSLPTRSGRTIKSIIQTDAAINPGNSGGPLVDSSSRLIGMNTAIASRTGQHSGVGFAIPVGTLARVVPQLIEHGKVVRPEAGIARVYQTDRGLLVAALTPDGPAERAGLRGFKVIRERRRQGPFVAEFERVDRQGADLIVAVDGAAVQTADDFLAAIETHKMGESVLIAVEREGRRLEIPVSLEAER